From the Gasterosteus aculeatus chromosome 13, fGasAcu3.hap1.1, whole genome shotgun sequence genome, one window contains:
- the LOC120830251 gene encoding tRNA (32-2'-O)-methyltransferase regulator THADA isoform X2, which yields MMPLDDLLASVRSCVISDHRPAGDVDLTLGLFFDKLSESSRSSSKRCKERRLEEAAQLLRRISDAQLEVLEESRLLLLVRLLVSMQMHVSNISTAFRKMDQMLQHLAKRHHQLVFRETHHCLHSIVHTDQGLSFEDLQRACVFLEDSAVGREVWRESFPSLLKKLSELFLDVLQQESLRDGPLCYIAVKVCLQIFQLFPSEVAPLVWTEEPSGPTMQEILQALMDIILGKCCNRNTCLLAGTAVAMLINTASDSRAGEAAAWSLLQVSHLEPWLLSVGALRVQCCPTGKDGVSRLAVTRGLLTCCRPSVLLSSQADATQVTACTTEEPRFTTAALVFITESIFLPFQTCLLLKGLFPLVHDLCEEKLDCHYFAFEALTWWLKKVKECLADILKMTGVRLLGDNSRLQQQLIHIIWTNAESPMEGVSEFVRGAFCLLLDLYETDCERFCDTEKTLYFTLLQRIIKLPWEAKAKYHRLCALLPYLGTDVVLSQYAEIPNHLLKCLSTNHLSPCGSDLYKCLIQQQRRELSEASRAEPDLAAEWARRWRPVLHEALTSDVTLLQNNGARHLLPCTFQIFPSAVHPLLATLDPFAPGHLHAWACIVSSYRAATGGSPWALQGGSTPDTLQLALGSAEDKARLAALNLLCCSPKTRDTPTPEEMALMRVFLPQNLNSDSSPFRQHFQAGVKKFLVRIRDGCLAHVRGQEGKKKGEATRSRRAQDVLEQGIGFIEWLSELPYSYLAPGHSYQRKKTALLLLSAVLETCTDTWSPDKRKGQPPVNMGSLINSARQRGQWDFVSRPKQLVLISCLEDSTNEIRELSAGLLLRFFPPSFPDDIAAVLFMRTRQLLCSPRVQEAQMGALMMKVLLQKSQDQPEGCRLSSDVTVSAGSPAKTSCTVKFLVKELEEHYLTAKADMMLAARTKPIHGVLSALQRCLLEAPNSVCDALDHRLTVEVLVLLDNLSLLLLGVLYGDRDACASGEDAPPSFCDMGNAISSLIAEESGGGQEDGEECVLLTEEHNLVLTCCWVSLKEVGILLGSLVEKILSESQTSKCLLATEDLRRASKVFKNILLKCRHWGAVEGCGAGFIKFCASLLSSNDPELSDIPAHMLKQGLEVVRSPRLTSVTRRAAGLPMLILCVVSAEEASKKRPLLSLSMQTLLETARTPLPENWDQTLDLPQVCAVHTLQALVRGSGLGVAVLQFAPAVAILSLTLLRSPCWAMRNAALQLYSSLCSRMLGQRPVSEEGRPAQHGMSPLGFFFHYPALQPFLLGELRGAAEDLQGAANEAKLHLQPSLFPVLTLLAQLQPGVQESTETLSEFLPPLLRLSASPIYSVRVMASKALVAMTPPSEYMDILIKLAAQLPSPQECCCHNRLHGQLLQIKATLERALCTVSDPSADLCEVLGKMDASMWLVTEAQRCPLVRAAYLGVADSLRGLCCETYLAKLSHTLMRDVQTPQRELQLGLSSFHQQAIQFLCADLKCACQIWENFSASSTDLRLSLITWVVEGRGSQQTGLKEVIQRVLQSNLREALLSGSVEYRRTFLAALAAVMAGGDCTLPPHPPRWAPLEEPVRLECLDMLLSDVEDQRGGPEFLSLALYAATLLLSLTSVSSLKTSVFQRWCSILECHRSPDEPEVLRMACAEALCVAAVHLVSHGSLPTIMIRSINTGLHLLQDQDQQVRLKAARFTSTLHHVRKGESRRSVYLMQVNQALPLLLDLLLEECWDTPGTLEVLLCHLPQPDLRSALREASETGRSSLYEQDEANVFAEPSVMSAHVLPYLLQMAERSCESSAVGQRLSAWAEESAAQVLDSLAVCKELHPGEALTPAWLALLMDPQFHGTLCGLFTRAALLLRLSNTSEHVRHLCDPSALHAGVREAGRLLRLNGIHFPSAVTAAVAAELPL from the exons ATGATGCCGCTTGATGACTTGTTGGCAAGTGTTCGAAGCTGCGTGATCAGCGACCACCGACCAGCCGGAGATGTCGACCTCACGCTCGGGCTCTTCTTCGATAAACTGTCAGAATCCTCCCG gagcagcagcaaaCGATGCAAGGAGCGCCGTTTGGAGGAGGCGGCCCAGCTGCTGAGACGCATTTCGGATGCTCAGCTTGAGGTTTTAGAGGAGAGCCGTCTCCTGCTTCTTGTCAGGCTCCTCGTCTCCATGCAGATGCATGTGTCCAACATCTCCACAGCCTTTCGTAAGATGGATCAG ATGTTGCAACATTTGGCAAAGAGGCACCACCAGTTGGTTTTTAGAGAAACCCATCACTGCTTGCACTCCATAGTCCATACTGACCAG GGGTTGTCCTTTGAGGATCTGCAGAGAG cctgcgtGTTCCTGGAAGACAGCGCTGTTGGTCGCGAGGTGTGGCGGGAGTCTTTCCCGTCTTTGCTGAAGAAATTGTCCGAGTTATTCCTGGATGTGTTGCAACAAGAATCCTTGAGAGACGGGCCGCTGTGTTACATCGCTGTCAAG GTGTGCCTGCaaatattccagctgtttcccagTGAAGTTGCTCCACTGGTGTGGACGGAGGAACCCAGCGGCCCAACGATGCAGGAGATCCTCCAGGCTCTTATGGACATTATACTTGGAAAG TGCTGCAACCGGAACACGTGTCTTCTGGCAGGCACTGCTGTGGCCATGCTGATCAACACTGCATCAGACAGCAGGGCTGGAGAAGCTGCCGCCTGGAGTCTGCTCCAGGTCTCTCACTTAG AGCCCTGGCTGCTGAGTGTTGGTGCTCTCCGGGTACAGTGCTGCCCCACAGGGAAGGACGGGGTGTCCCGGCTGGCTGTGACCAGGGGCCTCCTGACATGCTGTCGGCCTAGCGTGCTGCTCAGCTCACAGGCCGATGCCACACAAGTAACCGCTTGTACCACGGAAGAACCACGTTTTACTACCGCTGCGCTTGTTTTCATTACCGAATCcatttttttaccatttcagaCGTGTTTACTGCTGAAAGGATTGTTTCCTCTGGTCCATGATTTGTGTGAGGAGAAGCTGGATTGTCACTACTTTGCGTTTGAAG CATTAACGTGGTGGCTGAAGAAGGTTAAAGAATGTCTGGCTGACATCTTGAAGATGACGGGCGTTCGCCTTCTGGGTGACAACAGCCGCCTGCAGCAACAGCTCATTCACATTATCTGGACCAATGCAGAAAGCCCG ATGGAAGGAGTGTCAGAGTTCGTGCGCGGGGCCTTTTGTCTCCTGCTGGACCTCTATGAGACGGACTGTGAGCGGTTTTGCGACACAGAGAAGACCCTTTATTTCACTCTTCTCCAGCGAATAATCAAGCTACCGTGGGAAGCCAAAGCCAAATACCATCGCCTTTGTGCCCTGCTGCCATATCTGGGTACTGACGTT GTGCTGAGTCAATATGCCGAAATACCCAATCATCTCCTGAAGTGCTTGTCAACCAATCACCTGTCACCGTGCGGGTCCGACCTTTACAAGTGTCTcatccagcagcagcggcgAGAGCTGAGCGAGGCCTCGCGCGCCGAGCCCGATCTGGCCGCTGAGTGGGCGAGGCGTTGGCGGCCCGTCCTCCATGAGGCGCTGACGTCCGACGTGACTCTTCTCCAGAACAACGGCGCCAGGCACCTACTGCCCTGCACCTTCCAAATCTTCCCCTCTGCGGTGCATCCGCTGTTGGCCACCCTGGACCCATTCGCGCCCGGCCACCTCCACGCCTGGGCCTGCATCGTCAGCTCCTACCGAGCCGCGACCGGAGGCTCTCCCTGGGCTCTGCAGGGTGGCTCAACCCCGGACACCCTCCAGCTGGCCCTCGGGTCTGCAGAGGACAAAGCCCGTCTGGCTGCGCTCAATCTCCTGTGCTGCAGCCCAAAGACCAGAGACACTCCGACCCCAGAGGAGATGGCGTTAATGAGGGTGTTTCTCCCTCAGAACCTGAACAGCGATTCTTCGCCTTTTCGACAACACTTTCAGGCGGGAGTGAAGAAGTTTCTGGTTCGTATTAGAGACGGTTGCTTGGCACACGTGCGAGGACAGGAAGgcaaaaagaaaggagaggCCACCCGCTCAAGGAGGGCACAGGACGTACTCGAGCAGGGAATAG GTTTCATTGAATGGTTGAGTGAACTGCCGTACAGCTATCTGGCACCAGGACACAGTTATCAGAGGAAGAAGACTGCGTTGCTGTTGCTTTCTGCAGTGCTAGAGACCTGCACAGACACCTGGAGCCCGGACAAAAGGAAGGGACAACCTCCAG TAAATATGGGGTCTCTCATTAACTCTGCCCGACAAAGAGGACAGTGGGATTTTGTCTCCAGACCAAAACAGCTGGTCCTCATCAGCTGTTTAGAAGATTCTACTAATGAG ATTCGGGAGCTCTCAGCTGGGTTATTGCTGAGGTTTTTCCCACCCAGTTTTCCGGATGACATCGCTGCGGTGCTTTTCATGCGAACGAGGCAGCTCCTCTGCAGCCCTCGCGTGCAGGAGGCTCAGATGGGAGCACTGATGATGAAGGTCCTCCTGCAGAA ATCACAAGACCAGCCTGAGGGCTGCAGGTTGAGCAGTGACGTCACCGTCAGCGCAGGGAGTCCCGCCAAGACCTCCTGCACGGTCAAATTCCTGGTGAAGGAGTTGGAGGAGCATTATCTGACAGCCAAGGCTGACATGATGCTTGCTGCCAGGACCAAGCCGATACATG GTGTCCTAAGTGCGCTCCAGAGGTGTTTGCTCGAGGCTCCCAACAGTGTCTGTGACGCACTCGACCACAGGCTGACCGTTGAGGTTCTGGTTCTGCTGGATAacttgtctctgctgctgctgggtgtGCTGTACGGAGACCGCGACGCCTGTGCCTCTGGAGAGG ATGCCCCCCCTTCTTTTTGTGATATGGGAAACGCCATCAGTTCTCTCATAGCCGAAGAGTCCGGAGGAGGccaggaggacggggaggagtgCGTCCTGCTTACTGAGGAGCACAACCTGGTTCTCACCTGCTGCTGGGTCTCCCTCAAG GAAGTAGGAATCCTTTTAGGTTCCCTGGTTGAGAAAATTCTCTCTGAATCCCAGACCAGCAAGTGCCTCCTAGCAACAGAGGATCTAAGGAGAGCATCAAAGGTGTTCAAGAATATTCTTCTCAAATGCCGTCACTGG GGAGCGGTGGAGGGATGTGGTGCAGGCTTCATCAAGTTCTGTGCCTCCCTGTTGAGCAGCAATGACCCAGAGCTTAGCGATATACCGGCCCACATGCTGAAACAA GGTTTGGAGGTTGTGCGTTCTCCTCGCCTGACCTCGGTGACCCGGCGGGCGGCGGGGCTGCCTATGCTCATCCTGTGCGTCGTGTCAGCTGAGGAGGCCAGTAAAAAAAGACCACTGTTATCGCTCAGCATGCAGACCTTGCTGGAGACAGCCCGAACCCCTCTACCCGAGAACTGGGACCAAACGCTGGACCTGCCACAG GTGTGTGCGGTTCACACGCTGCAGGCCCTGGTCCGTGGCTCCGGTCTGGGAGTGGCGGTCCTTCAGTTCGCTCCTGCGGTCGCCATCTTGTCGCTCACTCTGCTCCGCTCTCCCTGCTGGGCCATGAGGAACGCTGCTCTGCAACTTTACA GTTCTCTGTGCTCTCGAATGCTCGGCCAGCGGCCCGTCAGTGAGGAGGGCCGGCCCGCCCAGCACGGCATGTCCCCCCTCGGCTTCTTCTTCCACTACCCGGCGCTTCAGCCCTTCCTCCTGGGCGAGCTGAGAGGGGCAGCCGAAGACCTCCAGGGTGCAGCCAACGAGGCCAAGCTTCACCTCCAACCCTCGCTCTTCCCCGTGCTCACTCTGCTGGCACAACTTCAGCCTGGTGTCCAAGAATCAACAGA AACATTGTCAGAATTCCTGCCTCCTCTGCTCCGCCTCTCTGCGAGTCCTATTTACAGTGTGAGGGTGATGGCCTCCAAGGCTTTGGTTGCCATGACTCCCCCCTCAGAATACATGGACATCCTCATCAAACTGGCGGCTCAACTGCCCAGTCCACAGGAGTGCTGCTGTCACAACCGGCTCCAcgggcagctgctgcagatcaAAGCTACTTTGGAGAGAGCCCTCTGCACAGTCAG TGACCCCTCGGCTGACCTGTGCGAGGTGTTGGGAAAGATGGACGCCTCCATGTGGCTGGTGACCGAAGCCCAGCGCTGCCCCCTAGTGAGGGCGGCCTACCTCGGCGTGGCAGACTCACTGAGAGGACTCTGCTGTGAGACCTACCTGGCGAAGCTCAGTCACACACTCATGCGCGACGTCCAAACACCTCAACGGGAGCTTCAG CTCGGGTTGTCATCCTTCCATCAACAAGCCATCCAATTTCTATGTGCAGATCTAAAGTGCGCATGTCAAATCTGGGAGAACTTCTCTGCATCAAGCACTGATCTGAGGCTCTCATTGATTACgtgggtggtggaggggcgCGGTTCCCAGCAGACCGGCTTGAAAGAGGTGATCCAGAGGGTGTTGCAG TCAAACCTGAGGGAGGCGCTGTTGAGCGGCAGTGTGGAGTACCGCAGGACCTTCCTCGCAGCCCTGGCAGCAGTGATGGCCGGAGGCGATTGCACTTTGCCCCCGCATCCTCCTCGTTGGGCCCCACTGGAGGAGCCCGTTCGACTTGAGTGTCTAGATATGTTGCTTAGCGACGTGGAGGACCAGCGAGGGGGCCCAGAGTTTCTATCCCTAGCTCTATATGCGGCCACTCTGCTGCTTTCCCTGACGTCAGTTTCAAG TCTAAAGACATCCGTCTTCCAGCGGTGGTGTAGCATCTTGGAATGCCACCGATCCCCAGACGAGCCGGAGGTGCTCCGGATGGCGTGTGCCGAGGCTCTGTGTGTGGCTGCCGTTCATCTCGTGAGCCACGGATCTCTGCCCACCATCATGATCAG GTCGATCAACACGGGCCTTCACTTGCTGCAGGACCAAGACCAGCAGGTGAGGCTGAAAGCGGCCCGTTTCACTTCCACGCTGCACCAtgtgagaaaaggagaaagccGCAGGAGCGTCTACCTCATGCAGGTTAACCAGGCTTTGCCTCTCctgctggacctgctgctggaggaatGCTGGGACACCCCGGGCACACTGGAGGTGCTGTTGTGTCACCTTCCCCAGCCTGACCTCAGATCCGCTCTGAGAGAGGCTTCggagacggg GCGCTCCAGTCTGTACGAGCAGGACGAGGCCAACGTGTTTGCAGAGCCCTCTGTGATGTCTGCACATGTGCTGCCCTACCTGCTGCAGATGGCGGAAAGGTCCTGTGAATCCTCTGCTGTGGGACAGCGGCTGAGTGCGTGGGCAGAGGAGAGTGCTGCACAGGTTCTAGACAGCCTTGCTGTCTGCAAAGAGCTCCATCCAG GTGAGGCGCTGACCCCGGCCTGGCTGGCGCTGCTCATGGACCCGCAATTCCACGGCACCCTGTGCGGTCTGTTCACCAGGGCTGCTCTTCTCCTTCGGCTCTCAAATACATCCGAGCATGTACGACACCTCTGTGATCCTTCGGCGCTGCACGCCGGCGTGCGGGAAGCCGGACGCCTGCTCAGGCTCAACGGGATCCACTTCCCCTCGGCTGTAACGGCTGCTGTGGCTGCAGAGCTGCCGCTGTGA